In the Adlercreutzia equolifaciens DSM 19450 genome, one interval contains:
- a CDS encoding 4Fe-4S dicluster domain-containing protein, whose amino-acid sequence MADTENTAAPKKEGRPVISRRALCVGLGGTAALLGLGAVRYAGSAPLVRPPGGQDEEALVSACIRCEKCYEVCPRGVIAPAHLEDGILNMRTPVMNFDANWCDWCTEENGGKPLCVASCPTEALKVGSTPETGVLGVAELNQDLCLAYRLIGCRFCYDACEFEAMELDENNRPYVIADACNGCGACESVCVSLQNGSISAGATERAIIVRPLES is encoded by the coding sequence ATGGCAGACACCGAAAACACGGCGGCCCCGAAAAAGGAGGGGCGCCCCGTCATCAGCCGCCGCGCGCTGTGCGTGGGGCTCGGCGGCACGGCGGCGCTTCTGGGCCTGGGCGCGGTGCGCTACGCCGGCAGCGCACCACTCGTGCGACCGCCCGGAGGCCAGGACGAGGAGGCGCTCGTCTCGGCGTGCATTCGCTGCGAGAAGTGCTACGAGGTGTGTCCGCGCGGCGTCATCGCCCCGGCTCATCTGGAGGACGGCATCCTGAACATGCGCACACCCGTCATGAACTTCGACGCGAACTGGTGCGATTGGTGCACCGAGGAGAACGGCGGCAAGCCTCTGTGCGTGGCATCGTGCCCCACCGAGGCGCTCAAGGTCGGCTCGACCCCCGAGACCGGCGTGCTCGGCGTGGCGGAGCTCAACCAGGACCTGTGCCTGGCCTACCGCCTCATCGGCTGTCGGTTCTGCTACGACGCCTGCGAGTTCGAGGCCATGGAGCTTGACGAGAACAACCGACCCTACGTGATCGCCGACGCCTGCAATGGCTGTGGGGCCTGCGAGAGCGTCTGCGTGTCGCTGCAGAACGGCTCCATCTCCGCCGGCGCCACCGAGCGCGCCATCATCGTCCGTCCCCTCGAGTCGTAA
- a CDS encoding 4Fe-4S binding protein, producing MNTKRLRTIIPLAVIGVIGVGFATHVGVGTLSAIGWQDISLLCPLGALATMIATKTLLPRAVISIVIALALILLLARAFCGWICPVPVVSKIRGIFSKKTSNTDMTGTGVLPADENPLVKAAKGSEAADAPAPLSADEQAALSGCGHSCSSCAEKRATFDSRHVILGGSLLSAAVFGFPVFCLICPIGLTFATIVLVMRLFAFGDVAWGVILVPALLLAEVVFFRKWCSKFCPISALMSLVGKANRTFVPAIDNAKCRESAQGTSCEACAAVCPQGINVRHPEAGMSFSECTKCRACVEACPTRAITMPFLPKKAAPSTVVVEDDETVPAA from the coding sequence GTGAACACCAAGCGACTCCGCACTATCATCCCCCTCGCCGTCATCGGCGTCATCGGCGTGGGATTCGCCACCCATGTGGGCGTGGGCACGCTGTCGGCCATCGGTTGGCAGGACATCTCGCTTCTGTGCCCCTTGGGCGCGCTCGCGACTATGATCGCCACGAAGACCCTGCTCCCCCGCGCGGTCATCTCAATCGTCATCGCGCTCGCCCTCATTCTGCTGCTCGCCCGCGCCTTCTGCGGCTGGATCTGTCCCGTGCCCGTGGTGTCGAAGATCCGCGGCATCTTCTCGAAGAAGACGTCGAACACTGACATGACCGGCACCGGCGTTTTGCCCGCCGACGAAAATCCGCTGGTGAAAGCTGCGAAGGGATCGGAGGCCGCCGACGCGCCCGCGCCCCTTTCCGCCGACGAGCAAGCGGCCCTCTCCGGCTGCGGCCACAGCTGCTCTTCCTGCGCCGAGAAGCGGGCGACGTTCGATTCCCGCCACGTCATCTTGGGCGGTTCGCTGCTCTCGGCGGCCGTCTTCGGCTTCCCCGTGTTCTGCCTCATCTGCCCCATCGGGCTCACCTTCGCCACCATTGTGCTGGTCATGCGCCTGTTCGCCTTCGGCGACGTGGCCTGGGGCGTCATTCTCGTGCCGGCGCTCTTGCTCGCCGAGGTGGTGTTCTTCCGCAAATGGTGCAGCAAGTTCTGCCCCATAAGCGCGCTCATGAGCCTCGTGGGCAAGGCAAACCGCACCTTCGTGCCCGCCATCGACAACGCGAAATGCCGCGAGAGCGCCCAGGGCACCTCCTGCGAGGCATGCGCAGCCGTGTGCCCCCAGGGCATCAACGTGCGGCATCCCGAGGCCGGCATGAGCTTCTCGGAATGCACCAAGTGCCGCGCCTGCGTGGAGGCCTGCCCCACACGTGCCATCACCATGCCGTTTCTGCCGAAGAAAGCGGCGCCTTCCACCGTTGTCGTGGAGGACGACGAGACCGTGCCGGCAGCCTAG
- a CDS encoding helix-turn-helix transcriptional regulator: protein MSLRGRTALIVAGAGMNLSTYGIGVWGDSVLLSSGSFVGPALAALSDIYLLFSALGLFGALIARVIIAVASGASNHRYLACGLGPMAMAAALFISGVWNTSGLLVALAAFCVGWSFACQSLFWVTSISFEPKQMRTIFPLELACAAAFNGLFVIGFMDNQGLFLGLCIALSAAASVALVRLDQKCEQPKMVPVAGFFESRYVPAFRTFAEVLFCVVALQTIAPTLNYMGFLGDLSPIEQQLVVAGAKLAAAVALVAILRFSKAPLLSVQVFKVVTPVLILLLFAVPFAPAPYLLGLLAAGSCLHFVVMNSLFCIDAIAIAQRHRLVFEAFYGAGYLLLMGFCSVLEKVMPQLLAAGSSAELLLVFGVFFSVYVLSMVLVLVRRRRRDEDGGALPSDRFVPDADTRRDASATLSEAEPSSGIATTEDAPAPLPIAERVGIVQRKFGLSDREAEIVLLITRGRNVPAIAEELVISQNTVRTHIKRIYRACGAHARQELIELCETAETEKDSLSQD, encoded by the coding sequence ATGAGTTTACGAGGGCGCACTGCGCTCATTGTCGCGGGTGCGGGAATGAATCTGAGCACCTACGGTATCGGCGTGTGGGGCGACAGCGTGCTGCTCTCGAGCGGTTCCTTCGTGGGACCGGCCCTCGCCGCGCTGTCGGACATCTATCTGCTCTTCTCGGCCCTGGGCCTGTTCGGCGCCCTTATCGCCCGGGTGATTATTGCCGTCGCGTCGGGAGCGAGCAACCATCGCTACCTCGCCTGCGGGCTTGGACCCATGGCGATGGCAGCCGCACTATTCATATCCGGTGTTTGGAACACCTCAGGGCTTCTAGTGGCCCTAGCGGCTTTCTGCGTCGGCTGGAGCTTCGCCTGCCAGAGCCTGTTCTGGGTGACGTCAATCTCTTTCGAGCCCAAGCAGATGCGCACGATCTTCCCTTTGGAACTAGCCTGCGCAGCCGCGTTCAACGGACTATTCGTCATCGGCTTCATGGACAACCAGGGGCTGTTCCTCGGGTTGTGCATCGCCCTTTCCGCCGCCGCCAGCGTAGCCCTGGTGCGCCTTGATCAAAAATGTGAGCAGCCGAAAATGGTGCCCGTAGCGGGATTCTTCGAGAGCCGCTATGTGCCTGCTTTTCGCACCTTTGCTGAGGTGCTATTCTGCGTGGTGGCCCTTCAGACCATAGCCCCCACTCTGAACTACATGGGGTTTTTGGGAGATCTTTCCCCGATCGAACAGCAGCTGGTCGTAGCAGGAGCCAAGCTCGCCGCCGCCGTGGCCCTCGTAGCCATCCTGCGCTTCTCGAAGGCGCCGCTGCTCTCCGTCCAGGTGTTCAAGGTGGTCACGCCCGTGCTCATCCTGTTACTGTTCGCCGTGCCCTTTGCGCCGGCGCCCTACCTGCTCGGACTGTTGGCAGCGGGTTCTTGCTTGCATTTCGTTGTAATGAACTCGCTGTTCTGCATTGACGCCATCGCTATCGCGCAACGGCACCGTCTTGTGTTCGAGGCGTTCTACGGCGCCGGCTACCTCTTACTCATGGGCTTTTGCTCGGTGCTGGAGAAAGTCATGCCCCAGCTTCTGGCCGCCGGCTCCTCCGCCGAGCTGCTGCTGGTGTTCGGGGTGTTCTTCTCCGTGTACGTGCTCAGCATGGTGCTTGTGTTGGTGCGCAGACGCCGCCGTGATGAGGATGGCGGCGCACTGCCGTCCGACCGTTTTGTACCAGATGCAGACACGCGGAGAGATGCTTCAGCGACGCTCTCGGAAGCAGAGCCTTCCTCGGGCATCGCCACCACCGAAGATGCTCCCGCCCCTCTACCTATTGCCGAACGCGTAGGCATCGTACAACGGAAATTCGGTCTGTCCGACAGGGAGGCCGAAATCGTGCTGCTCATAACACGAGGACGCAACGTGCCAGCCATTGCCGAGGAACTCGTTATATCCCAAAATACCGTGCGCACCCACATAAAGCGCATCTATAGAGCTTGCGGCGCTCACGCTCGCCAAGAGCTTATCGAGCTCTGCGAGACTGCGGAGACCGAAAAGGACTCCCTCTCCCAGGATTAG
- a CDS encoding TorD/DmsD family molecular chaperone: MTDTATTAAAATPAAEEATDLAALAELTAQRSAVYRLLARLYRVEVDEEFLAELKAMRFPAATGNTAVDAGYRAIATYLSGADAHAVTDLAVDYVRAFIGHGVDAYSAAYPFESVYTSPKRLMMQEARDEVLAVYRSEGLDKLPSWKESEDHIALELEFMAVLGDRIVTAAETADEAEVERLLSTQRNFLEDHLASWAPLMTADLRRFAQCGLYQGLASLTDGFLQVEEEFFDEIFETEGE, encoded by the coding sequence ATGACCGACACCGCAACCACTGCCGCCGCAGCAACCCCCGCCGCCGAAGAGGCGACCGACCTGGCCGCGCTCGCCGAGCTCACGGCCCAGCGCTCGGCCGTCTACCGCCTGCTCGCTCGCCTGTACCGCGTGGAGGTAGACGAGGAGTTTTTGGCCGAGCTGAAGGCCATGCGCTTCCCCGCCGCCACGGGGAACACCGCCGTGGACGCCGGCTACCGCGCCATCGCCACCTACCTGTCCGGCGCCGATGCCCATGCCGTCACCGATCTGGCCGTCGATTACGTGCGTGCCTTCATCGGCCACGGCGTCGATGCCTACTCGGCCGCCTACCCCTTCGAGTCGGTGTACACGAGCCCCAAGCGCCTCATGATGCAGGAGGCCCGCGACGAGGTGCTGGCGGTCTACCGCAGCGAGGGCCTGGACAAGCTGCCCAGCTGGAAGGAGTCCGAGGATCACATCGCGCTGGAACTGGAGTTCATGGCCGTGCTCGGCGACCGCATCGTGACGGCGGCCGAGACGGCCGACGAGGCGGAGGTGGAGCGCCTGCTTTCCACCCAGCGCAACTTCCTGGAGGATCATTTGGCAAGCTGGGCGCCGCTCATGACCGCTGATCTGCGCCGCTTCGCGCAATGCGGTCTCTACCAGGGCCTCGCCAGCCTGACCGACGGCTTTCTGCAGGTGGAAGAGGAGTTCTTCGACGAAATTTTTGAAACCGAGGGCGAATAG
- a CDS encoding FAD-dependent oxidoreductase encodes MSKITEGGLSRRQFLTGSALTAGAVASLGLAGCAPKAPTEAPATGESDLAATGADGTTVRAHAAQLNPQSDPKPVSNTTCPSLFTEWKMGSLTLPNRVVKSAAGYIGVTSQGITGDLHMQHYGKLAAGGASVVYCDDFAELYDHFRAIPDVGKFTDWTDEDLTAFANNIKENGAKAGYQLATMGLVFSGFEPDPTAIFQSSDCMDMTAEEISNLIADTIKAAATLKRCGFDCVEVNAAGENVGQTFMSRNRNKREDDYGPQTFESRTRFVCEIVRGIKAECGEDFPVQVLINGVEENDKAIGDNAFFTTVEENKEMCKLIEAAGADSLHIRIGPCGQHVAEFAGDLYFCGTGIEGTTGYGTQFDFTRHWQGMLKADQSGLGIIVPVAAEIKKAVSIPVGAVTYMDPARDPEFFESLIASGELDFILMNRPLSVDYDYLHKLEEGRIDEIRPCTRCMHCHWDAADDGNLTFSCRTNAAHPFRFVTGQLTGSYDPEPVATAKNVVVVGAGPAGLEAARVAAERGHSVTLYEKKGSVGGLLEFANNVKGPHENLSVLRSYFERQMEVLGVNVMLNTEATADIIAEASPDIVIAATGGVRDTLGLSDTAGTKVVGIDDFMMADIAEEVVIVGSNVQAIDAAMYLLAQGKHVQVVTPNAASAIGAGHSFWVKTFTQPNMKALGVRFWPEATVTAVNDGSVTVKTATGIEQEIACGTVVEALDCLPNDNLSTGLSCEVVTVGDAARPFNIGEAICSGNAAARAI; translated from the coding sequence ATGTCGAAGATTACCGAAGGCGGCCTGTCGCGCCGCCAGTTCCTGACCGGCTCGGCGCTCACCGCCGGAGCCGTAGCCTCGCTCGGCTTGGCCGGATGTGCCCCAAAAGCGCCGACGGAGGCACCCGCGACCGGCGAGAGCGATCTAGCAGCCACCGGCGCCGACGGCACTACCGTACGCGCCCATGCAGCCCAGTTGAATCCTCAGTCTGATCCGAAACCGGTATCGAACACCACCTGCCCCTCACTGTTTACCGAGTGGAAGATGGGCTCGCTCACCTTGCCCAACCGCGTGGTGAAATCGGCTGCCGGCTATATCGGCGTCACCTCGCAGGGCATCACTGGCGACTTGCACATGCAGCACTACGGGAAGTTGGCCGCCGGCGGCGCGTCAGTGGTCTACTGCGACGACTTCGCCGAGCTGTACGATCACTTCCGCGCTATTCCCGACGTGGGCAAGTTCACCGACTGGACCGACGAGGATCTGACGGCCTTCGCCAACAACATCAAGGAAAACGGCGCGAAGGCAGGCTACCAGCTAGCCACGATGGGCCTCGTGTTCAGCGGCTTCGAGCCCGATCCGACGGCCATCTTCCAATCCTCCGACTGCATGGATATGACCGCCGAGGAGATCAGCAACCTCATTGCCGACACCATTAAGGCGGCAGCCACCCTGAAACGCTGCGGCTTCGACTGCGTGGAGGTCAACGCAGCCGGCGAGAATGTCGGCCAGACGTTCATGTCCCGCAATCGCAACAAGCGCGAGGACGATTACGGCCCCCAGACCTTCGAAAGCCGCACGCGCTTCGTCTGCGAGATCGTGCGCGGCATCAAAGCCGAGTGCGGCGAGGACTTCCCCGTGCAAGTGCTCATCAACGGTGTCGAGGAGAACGATAAGGCCATCGGCGACAACGCCTTTTTCACTACCGTTGAAGAGAACAAAGAGATGTGCAAGCTCATCGAAGCCGCCGGTGCCGACTCGCTGCATATCCGCATCGGGCCCTGCGGCCAGCACGTGGCCGAGTTCGCCGGCGACTTGTACTTCTGCGGTACCGGCATCGAGGGAACGACCGGCTATGGTACCCAGTTCGATTTCACGCGCCATTGGCAGGGTATGCTAAAGGCCGATCAGTCGGGCCTCGGCATCATAGTGCCCGTGGCCGCTGAGATCAAGAAAGCCGTGAGCATTCCCGTGGGCGCTGTCACCTACATGGATCCAGCTCGCGATCCCGAGTTCTTCGAGAGTCTCATCGCCTCCGGCGAGCTAGACTTCATCCTGATGAACCGACCGCTGTCGGTGGACTACGATTACCTGCACAAGCTGGAAGAGGGCCGCATCGATGAGATCCGCCCCTGCACCCGGTGCATGCACTGCCATTGGGATGCAGCCGATGACGGCAACCTCACTTTCAGCTGCCGCACCAACGCCGCCCACCCCTTCCGCTTCGTCACCGGGCAGCTGACCGGCAGCTACGATCCCGAGCCAGTCGCCACGGCGAAGAACGTGGTAGTCGTGGGCGCCGGCCCTGCTGGCCTCGAGGCGGCGCGCGTAGCCGCCGAGCGCGGACACTCCGTGACCCTCTACGAGAAGAAGGGCTCCGTGGGTGGCCTTCTGGAATTCGCCAATAACGTGAAGGGCCCCCATGAGAACCTGTCGGTGCTGCGCAGCTACTTCGAGCGCCAAATGGAAGTACTCGGCGTAAACGTGATGCTGAATACCGAGGCCACCGCCGACATCATCGCCGAGGCCTCCCCCGATATCGTAATCGCGGCCACCGGTGGCGTGCGCGACACCTTGGGGCTGTCCGACACGGCCGGCACCAAGGTGGTGGGCATCGACGACTTCATGATGGCCGACATTGCCGAGGAGGTCGTCATCGTTGGCTCGAACGTGCAGGCCATCGACGCCGCCATGTACCTGCTCGCCCAGGGAAAGCACGTGCAAGTGGTCACGCCAAACGCGGCAAGCGCCATCGGAGCAGGTCACTCGTTCTGGGTGAAAACCTTCACCCAACCCAACATGAAGGCCTTGGGCGTACGCTTCTGGCCCGAGGCGACTGTGACCGCCGTGAACGACGGCTCCGTCACTGTGAAAACGGCCACGGGCATCGAGCAGGAAATTGCCTGCGGCACCGTAGTCGAAGCCCTGGACTGCCTGCCGAATGACAACCTCAGCACGGGACTCTCCTGCGAGGTAGTCACCGTCGGCGACGCGGCGCGCCCCTTCAACATCGGCGAAGCCATCTGCTCCGGCAACGCCGCCGCCCGCGCGATCTAG